The proteins below come from a single Lineus longissimus chromosome 5, tnLinLong1.2, whole genome shotgun sequence genomic window:
- the LOC135488501 gene encoding arginyl-tRNA--protein transferase 1-like isoform X1, which translates to MAGAARGEPCSIVEYLGGNEGHRCGYCGKSNTNLSLGFWAHSLTVQDYQDLIDRGWRRSGKYCYKPTMNKTCCPQYTIRQDPLNFKISSSQKKALKMVNRYINDDKKHGEGVATSSTGGSEQASNSKPRSQSQDKEKVAKPNAGPDPTKPPCKKAKVLRMEKKAQKLAQKGVEISEAKVKVTKPDNRPKSIEDFLQEVRDDPSHKLEVRLVRSSPRSDEFNRTFTRSYAIYRKYQMIIHKDPPHKPSERQFERFLVDSPLLQSLDKPGGPSHGYGSFHQQYWLDGTLIMVGVIDILANSVSSVYLYYNPDFGFLSPGTYSALREIEFTRSLHKIDPQITHYYMGFYIHSCPKMRYKGQYEPSFLLCPEVYSWHPIPECRPKLDASTYSRFAEQGKVDENAITDDLSEVSILFERQQMTYDIYLAVSINPDTDQVKEYAKLVGKKCAERMLLYRK; encoded by the exons ATGGCGGGTGCTGCCAGGGGAGAACCGTGCTCAATCGTCGAATATTTGGGTGGAAATGAGGGTCACAGATGTGGCTACTGTGGAAAATCGAACACCAACTTGTCGCTAG GTTTTTGGGCCCATTCTCTTACCGTCCAAGATTACCAAGACCTCATTGACAGGGGATGGAGAAG gagtGGTAAATACTGCTACAAGCCAACCATGAACAAGACATGTTGTCCTCAATACACAATCAGACAAGACCCATTGAACTTCAAGATCAGTAGCAGTCAGAAAAAAGCCCTCAAAATG GTGAATAGGTATATCAATGATGATAAGAAACATGGTGAAGGAGTGGCAACGTCATCAACAGGAGGGTCAGAACAAGCATCAAACTCAAAACCTCGGTCGCAATCACAAGATAAGGAGAAAGTGGCAAAGCCCA ATGCTGGCCCAGATCCCACTAAACCTCCGTGCAAGAAAGCAAAAGTACTTCGAATGGAAAAGAAAGCGCAGAAGCTTGCACAAAAAGGAGTGGAAATTTCTGAAGCCAAG GTGAAAGTGACAAAGCCAGATAATCGGCCAAAAAGTATCGAAGATTTCCTCCAAGAAGTAAGAGATGACCCAAGTCACAAGTTAGAG gtacgaTTAGTAAGGTCCAGTCCACGGAGTGACGAGTTCAATCGAACATTTACCAGATCTTATGCCATttacagaaaatatcaaatGATAATACACAAAGATCCACCTCATAAACCCTCGGAGAGGCAGTTTGAACGATTTCTCGTCGATTCACCTTTATTACAG TCACTCGACAAGCCTGGTGGCCCCTCGCATGGCTATGGTTCCTTTCACCAACAGTACTGGCTGGATGGGACTCTCATCATGGTCGGAGTAATAGACATTCTTGCTAACTCTGTCTCATCTGTTTACCTTTACTACAATCCTGATTTTGGATTCTTATCTCCCGGAACGTATTCAGCTCTAAG AGAGATTGAATTCACCAGATCACTTCACAAGATAGATCCACAGATCACACACTACTATATGGGTTTCTACATCCATTCCTGTCCGAAGATGCGCTACAAGGGCCAGTATGAGCCATCGTTTCTCCTCTGTCCCGAGGTCTACTCCTGGCACCCCATACCTGAATGTCGACCCAAACTAGACGCCAGCACTTATAGCAGATTCGCTGAGCAAGGAAAAG TTGACGAGAATGCCATCACCGATGATCTAAGCGAAGTGTCAATCCTGTTTGAGAGACAACAAATGACGTACGACATCTATTTGGCTGTCTCTATCAACCCGGATACCGACCAAGTGAAGGAGTACGCAAAACTTGTTGGGAAGAAATGTGCAGAGAGGATGCTTCTGTATAGAAAATAA
- the LOC135488501 gene encoding arginyl-tRNA--protein transferase 1-like isoform X2 — MAGAARGEPCSIVEYLGGNEGHRCGYCGKSNTNLSLGFWAHSLTVQDYQDLIDRGWRRSGKYCYKPTMNKTCCPQYTIRQDPLNFKISSSQKKALKMVNRYINDDKKHGEGVATSSTGGSEQASNSKPRSQSQDKEKVAKPNAGPDPTKPPCKKAKVLRMEKKAQKLAQKGVEISEAKVKVTKPDNRPKSIEDFLQEVRDDPSHKLEIKLVRSSMKNREFLTTMNESYNVYKRYQMTIHKDSDSDCDKRGYINFLVDSPLESLDKPGGPSHGYGSFHQQYWLDGTLIMVGVIDILANSVSSVYLYYNPDFGFLSPGTYSALREIEFTRSLHKIDPQITHYYMGFYIHSCPKMRYKGQYEPSFLLCPEVYSWHPIPECRPKLDASTYSRFAEQGKVDENAITDDLSEVSILFERQQMTYDIYLAVSINPDTDQVKEYAKLVGKKCAERMLLYRK; from the exons ATGGCGGGTGCTGCCAGGGGAGAACCGTGCTCAATCGTCGAATATTTGGGTGGAAATGAGGGTCACAGATGTGGCTACTGTGGAAAATCGAACACCAACTTGTCGCTAG GTTTTTGGGCCCATTCTCTTACCGTCCAAGATTACCAAGACCTCATTGACAGGGGATGGAGAAG gagtGGTAAATACTGCTACAAGCCAACCATGAACAAGACATGTTGTCCTCAATACACAATCAGACAAGACCCATTGAACTTCAAGATCAGTAGCAGTCAGAAAAAAGCCCTCAAAATG GTGAATAGGTATATCAATGATGATAAGAAACATGGTGAAGGAGTGGCAACGTCATCAACAGGAGGGTCAGAACAAGCATCAAACTCAAAACCTCGGTCGCAATCACAAGATAAGGAGAAAGTGGCAAAGCCCA ATGCTGGCCCAGATCCCACTAAACCTCCGTGCAAGAAAGCAAAAGTACTTCGAATGGAAAAGAAAGCGCAGAAGCTTGCACAAAAAGGAGTGGAAATTTCTGAAGCCAAG GTGAAAGTGACAAAGCCAGATAATCGGCCAAAAAGTATCGAAGATTTCCTCCAAGAAGTAAGAGATGACCCAAGTCACAAGTTAGAG ATTAAACTTGTCCGCTCCAGCATGAAAAACAGAGAGTTCCTAACCACCATGAATGAATCGTACAACGTTTATAAACGCTATCAAATGACCATTCACAAAGATTCAGATAGTGACTGTGACAAACGCGGCTACATAAATTTCTTGGTGGACTCGCCACTGGAG TCACTCGACAAGCCTGGTGGCCCCTCGCATGGCTATGGTTCCTTTCACCAACAGTACTGGCTGGATGGGACTCTCATCATGGTCGGAGTAATAGACATTCTTGCTAACTCTGTCTCATCTGTTTACCTTTACTACAATCCTGATTTTGGATTCTTATCTCCCGGAACGTATTCAGCTCTAAG AGAGATTGAATTCACCAGATCACTTCACAAGATAGATCCACAGATCACACACTACTATATGGGTTTCTACATCCATTCCTGTCCGAAGATGCGCTACAAGGGCCAGTATGAGCCATCGTTTCTCCTCTGTCCCGAGGTCTACTCCTGGCACCCCATACCTGAATGTCGACCCAAACTAGACGCCAGCACTTATAGCAGATTCGCTGAGCAAGGAAAAG TTGACGAGAATGCCATCACCGATGATCTAAGCGAAGTGTCAATCCTGTTTGAGAGACAACAAATGACGTACGACATCTATTTGGCTGTCTCTATCAACCCGGATACCGACCAAGTGAAGGAGTACGCAAAACTTGTTGGGAAGAAATGTGCAGAGAGGATGCTTCTGTATAGAAAATAA